The following are encoded together in the Triticum dicoccoides isolate Atlit2015 ecotype Zavitan chromosome 6B, WEW_v2.0, whole genome shotgun sequence genome:
- the LOC119325611 gene encoding phosphoenolpyruvate carboxylase kinase 2-like produces MVYGGEEALRRQYSIGDEIGHGRFGTVRRCHSNATGEALALKTTPKAPLRDALDLALAEQEPKLHLLASSPPCSPHLVALHAAFDDADAVHLVVDLCAGGDLLSLLSARGGRLPEREAAGLAVQLASALAACHRRGVAHRDVKPDNLLFDAATGALKLADFGSAEWFGDGRRMSGIVGTPYYVAPEVVAGREYGEKVDVWSAGVVLYMMLSGAVPFYGAGAPEIFEAVLRGNVRFPPRAFAGVSPEAKDLMRRMLCKDVSRRFSAEQVLRHPWIASCGGDAVAG; encoded by the exons ATGGTTTACGGCGGAGAGGAGGCGCTGAGGCGGCAGTACTCCATCGGCGACGAGATCGGGCACGGCCGCTTCGGCACGGTCCGCCGCTGCCACTCCAACGCCACGGGGGAGGCGCTGGCGTTGAAGACCACGCCCAAGGCGCCGCTGCGGGACGCGCTCGACCTGGCCCTCGCGGAGCAGGAGCCCAAGCTGCACCTCCTCGCCTCCTCCCCGCCCTGCAGCCCGCACCTGGTCGCGCTCCACGCGGCCTTCGACGACGCCGACGCCGTCCACCTCGTCGTCGACCTCTGCGCCGGCGGggacctcctctccctcctctccgCCCGCGGCGGCCGCCTCCCCGAGCGCGAGGCGGCCGGGCTGGCCGTGCAGCTGGCGTCCGCGCTCGCCGCCTGCCACCGCCGCGGGGTCGCGCACCGCGACGTCAAGCCCGACAACCTCCTCTTCGACGCCGCCACGGGCGCGCTCAAGCTCGCCGACTTCGGCTCCGCGGAGTGGTTCGGGGACGGGCGCCGCATGTCCGGGATCGTCGGCACGCCCTACTACGTCGCCCCCGAGGTGGTGGCCGGCAGGGAGTACGGCGAGAAGGTGGACGTGTGGAGCGCCGGGGTGGTGCTCTACATGATGCTCTCGGGGGCCGTGCCCTTCTACGGCGCCGGCGCCCCGGAGATCTTCGAGGCCGTGCTCCGCGGCAACGTCCGCTTCCCGCCGCGCGCCTTCGCCGGCGTCTCCCCCGAGGCCAAGGACCTGATGCGCCGCATGCTCTGCAAGGACGTCTCCCGCAGGTTCTCCGCCGAACAAGTCCTGA GGCATCCGTGGATCGCGAGCTGCGGCGGGGATGCGGTGGCGGGCTGA